The following proteins come from a genomic window of Geothermobacter hydrogeniphilus:
- a CDS encoding F0F1 ATP synthase subunit epsilon has translation MAEKLTLQLVTPYKKVLTAEVDEVTAPGTLGELGLLPGHTPLLTTLKIGELSYKQGNENFHVAVNWGYLEVEDDQVNVLVETAEPADEIDLERARAALGRAEEKLKGLDPEDKNFKIMEAALERALIRIQVAGHKGR, from the coding sequence ATGGCAGAAAAACTGACACTGCAATTGGTTACGCCCTACAAGAAGGTGCTTACCGCCGAGGTTGACGAGGTAACGGCCCCGGGAACCCTGGGCGAACTGGGTCTGTTGCCGGGACATACTCCGTTGCTGACGACCCTGAAGATCGGCGAGCTTTCCTACAAGCAGGGTAACGAAAACTTTCATGTTGCCGTCAACTGGGGCTATCTCGAAGTCGAGGATGATCAGGTTAATGTTCTGGTCGAAACGGCCGAACCGGCCGATGAAATCGATCTCGAACGCGCCAGAGCGGCCCTTGGTCGGGCCGAAGAAAAACTCAAGGGGCTCGATCCCGAAGACAAGAATTTCAAGATCATGGAAGCCGCCCTGGAGCGGGCGCTGATCAGGATTCAGGTTGCCGGCCACAAGGGCCGTTGA
- a CDS encoding FadR/GntR family transcriptional regulator, whose protein sequence is MTNVFKPIRPKKISEEIVEQIRTLISEGELKPGERVPSERELASLLGVSRPSVREAIMVLEAMGLVESRQGGGTFVLSLTEATMADPLTSMVEKNPKMLYSLAEVRMGLETWSAYLAAERATPEDIARLDDLYQEMKRQASNGGWKPDIDARFHYAITAAAHNTIQLHVLNTIQELFHTTIMVALMEFYQKEGYIDLLMKHHLEILEAIRAHQPERAREAMRIHLELVMDKMRQLEEDDQLLG, encoded by the coding sequence ATGACCAACGTTTTCAAGCCCATCCGTCCGAAGAAAATCTCCGAAGAAATCGTTGAACAGATCAGAACCCTGATTTCCGAGGGAGAGCTGAAGCCGGGTGAACGCGTCCCATCAGAGAGGGAGCTAGCGTCACTGCTCGGTGTCAGCCGCCCGTCCGTCCGCGAGGCAATCATGGTGCTGGAAGCGATGGGACTGGTCGAGTCGCGCCAGGGCGGGGGAACCTTCGTCCTCTCATTGACCGAAGCCACCATGGCCGACCCCTTGACCAGCATGGTCGAGAAAAATCCGAAAATGCTCTATTCCCTGGCTGAGGTCCGCATGGGGCTCGAAACCTGGTCGGCCTATCTGGCCGCCGAACGCGCCACCCCCGAAGACATTGCCCGCCTTGACGATCTCTATCAGGAAATGAAACGCCAGGCCAGCAATGGCGGCTGGAAACCCGACATTGACGCCAGATTTCATTATGCCATCACCGCCGCGGCGCACAATACCATCCAGCTGCATGTCCTCAACACCATCCAGGAACTGTTCCACACCACCATCATGGTCGCCCTGATGGAATTCTACCAGAAGGAAGGCTACATCGACCTGCTGATGAAACATCACCTTGAAATCCTTGAGGCTATCCGTGCCCATCAACCGGAACGGGCCCGCGAGGCGATGCGCATCCACCTGGAACTGGTCATGGACAAGATGCGCCAGCTTGAAGAGGATGATCAGCTGCTCGGCTGA